The Marinilongibacter aquaticus genome has a window encoding:
- a CDS encoding RagB/SusD family nutrient uptake outer membrane protein encodes MKKILLIFSIALLSFSCEDALKESPKSLAVETFYNTNAEVEAALGAIYEALRNGDAMGALYPAQLEAYTDYSYGRGSYGVLSTFQGLDGNNEGRIQSMWNKFYLAIRNANIVIANVPEGSQLTEEDKMKYIAEAKYLRALVYFIMVRNWDGVPIRTESNMTELEIKRNTAEEVYQLIFDDLDYAENNLPDMAPISGRPSLWAAKTLLADVYFYRQEYAEARDKANEVIQSGKYDLVPVSTVEDYDNVFGPTVVTTAEEIFYLKYSHLGTGQGWWFVQFIHHPGTGFYGGGGYYAHYSDLVSNSVMANMDPNDLRFQLWYKWDIGLGPNTVLSKKFSDPDAAGGGSTAGNDYPMYRYADVLLIYAEAEARASNAVTESAVENLNIVHRRAYGKEPHSPSEVDFVATDYSVDDFVELVIQERGYETQMEAKRWLDLKRTGQLKERIKAATGIDVADKHLLWPIPNSELNFNSLIDPATDQNPGY; translated from the coding sequence ATGAAAAAAATACTTTTAATATTCTCAATAGCTCTGCTAAGTTTCAGTTGTGAAGATGCTCTGAAAGAATCTCCCAAGTCTTTGGCAGTCGAAACTTTCTACAATACCAATGCCGAAGTAGAGGCTGCGTTGGGAGCCATTTACGAAGCTTTAAGAAATGGCGATGCCATGGGGGCTCTTTATCCCGCACAATTAGAAGCGTATACGGATTATAGTTATGGACGTGGGAGTTATGGTGTACTGTCCACTTTTCAAGGGCTCGACGGAAACAATGAAGGTCGGATTCAGTCGATGTGGAATAAATTTTACTTGGCGATCAGAAATGCCAATATCGTCATTGCGAATGTGCCTGAAGGTAGCCAACTTACAGAAGAGGACAAGATGAAATACATTGCAGAAGCCAAGTATCTCCGAGCTCTTGTATATTTCATAATGGTTAGGAATTGGGATGGTGTGCCTATCCGTACGGAAAGCAATATGACAGAGCTTGAAATCAAACGGAATACCGCAGAGGAGGTATATCAATTGATCTTTGATGATCTTGACTATGCCGAAAACAACCTTCCAGATATGGCTCCGATTTCGGGAAGGCCATCGCTTTGGGCGGCGAAAACATTATTGGCTGATGTGTATTTCTACAGACAAGAGTATGCCGAAGCCCGCGACAAAGCGAACGAGGTAATTCAATCTGGGAAATACGATTTGGTTCCTGTTTCCACTGTCGAAGATTACGACAATGTTTTCGGTCCGACGGTCGTCACTACTGCCGAGGAGATTTTTTATCTTAAATATTCTCATTTAGGCACTGGGCAGGGTTGGTGGTTTGTCCAATTTATCCATCATCCGGGTACTGGATTTTACGGTGGAGGTGGTTATTATGCCCATTATAGCGATTTGGTATCCAACTCAGTGATGGCCAACATGGATCCGAATGATCTACGTTTTCAGCTTTGGTACAAATGGGATATCGGTCTTGGCCCCAATACTGTGCTGAGCAAAAAGTTCAGTGATCCAGATGCGGCGGGTGGCGGTTCTACTGCAGGGAATGACTATCCCATGTATCGTTATGCCGACGTGCTGCTTATTTATGCCGAAGCCGAAGCGAGAGCCTCAAATGCGGTAACGGAAAGTGCTGTTGAAAATCTGAATATCGTTCATAGACGTGCCTATGGTAAAGAACCTCACAGCCCATCTGAAGTAGATTTTGTAGCGACCGATTATTCGGTGGACGACTTTGTGGAACTGGTCATTCAAGAAAGGGGCTATGAAACCCAGATGGAGGCCAAAAGGTGGCTCGACTTAAAAAGAACAGGTCAGTTGAAAGAAAGGATTAAGGCGGCTACGGGGATCGATGTAGCAGACAAGCATTTGTTATGGCCCATTCCAAATTCTGAATTGAACTTTAACTCTTTGATTGACCCAGCAACTGACCAAAACCCCGGTTATTAA
- a CDS encoding SusC/RagA family TonB-linked outer membrane protein, producing MKIKNGKKQVFLLPLLFWANLVLAQSTISGVVTDAESGLPLPGASVQAGSNSGSITNGDGAYTIRVSPADTKLSFTFLGYITQEVTIGGRSEINIELKPNTEVLEEVVVVGYGTVKKSDLTGSVASVKNEEITAFPAANVMQSLSGRASGVQVKQNTGAPGAPVSVRIRGTNSIQGSNEPLYVIDGFPYSGSNPTVLSNNDIESIEVLKDASATAIYGSRGANGVVLITTKRGKSGKTTVDFESTYGIQTLRKKLDLMNAQEYMTFYNEQAQNDNIQPYFSQQEIDQAGKGYDWQDLVFTSAPIKNNNLSINGGTGKTRFSISGTVFGQEGIVQGSNYKKYSLRGFFTHEINKMLSIDYGATLTRNSTLTRNSGGGNRGASMIGAALSAPPTLTPYNEDGSYRVLATAYPFISNVITNPLNYINEQSNGSVANIVLANAAISFKPFEGLTLKIYGGVENNDSRTNNYTSVNFINSSGSASVSASNNLSLLNENTLTYTKTFNDKHALTALAGVTYQDFKAEDLSGSGTGFLSDATESYNLGAAENPGIPGSSYSYSVLISYLARINYTFDNRYLFTVSMRSDGSSKYSNGNKWGYFPSGAFAWRIMEEDFMKEVTFLSDLKFRTSFGYTGSQAIGAYATLNQLASGKTIFGDVLFNAFAPGTTLPGDLKWETTEQFDMGLDVGLFSNRLKLTVDAYMKNTRNLLNTVQLPSSLGFTRTIQNVGQIQNKGLELAADVVVSDKSFKWDVNANISFNRSKVVKLYGGQDILGGSVNVTFINDNSSLLREGQPMSVFFGYLKDGYDENGKEIYKDISGPDGVADGIINQFDKTIIGNPNPKFTYGINSAMKYKGFDLNLFFQGSQGNDIVNVSAIGNSLDYGFGLNMLKSVYDDHWTPENTNAKYPAITRNLNMRYSDRLVEDGSFLRLRNVQLAYNLPLQQMGLSWIRNLQVYASGQNLLTFTKYSWWDPEVNSQGGANSIAQGIDHYSYPTAKSVTFGIKVGL from the coding sequence ATGAAAATTAAGAACGGAAAGAAGCAAGTCTTTCTATTGCCGCTTTTGTTTTGGGCAAATTTGGTTTTGGCTCAGAGCACAATTTCGGGAGTAGTGACAGATGCTGAGTCCGGATTGCCTTTGCCTGGGGCTTCGGTGCAAGCGGGCAGCAATTCTGGCAGCATTACCAATGGCGATGGTGCTTATACCATCCGGGTTTCCCCTGCAGACACAAAGCTTAGCTTTACTTTCTTGGGTTACATTACTCAAGAAGTAACTATTGGTGGTCGATCGGAAATCAATATTGAGTTAAAACCCAATACTGAAGTGCTCGAAGAGGTAGTTGTGGTTGGTTATGGAACGGTAAAGAAGAGCGATCTTACAGGTTCTGTGGCTTCTGTCAAAAACGAGGAGATCACGGCTTTTCCGGCGGCCAATGTCATGCAAAGCTTGTCGGGTAGAGCCTCCGGTGTTCAAGTGAAACAGAATACAGGAGCCCCCGGTGCTCCTGTGAGTGTCAGGATTAGGGGCACGAATTCGATCCAAGGAAGTAATGAACCCCTTTATGTAATCGACGGCTTCCCTTATTCGGGCAGTAACCCCACGGTTCTGAGCAACAATGATATAGAAAGTATAGAGGTGCTCAAAGATGCCTCGGCAACTGCAATATACGGTTCGCGAGGGGCAAATGGTGTGGTTTTGATAACCACCAAACGTGGTAAGTCGGGAAAGACGACAGTGGATTTTGAGTCGACTTATGGCATTCAAACACTGCGTAAAAAGCTAGATTTGATGAATGCACAAGAATACATGACCTTTTATAATGAACAGGCTCAGAACGATAACATTCAACCCTATTTTTCTCAACAAGAGATAGATCAGGCCGGTAAAGGTTACGATTGGCAGGATCTGGTTTTTACCAGTGCCCCAATCAAAAACAACAACCTTTCTATTAATGGAGGAACGGGCAAAACACGGTTTTCGATATCCGGAACGGTCTTTGGCCAAGAAGGTATTGTCCAGGGAAGTAATTACAAAAAATATTCGTTGAGAGGCTTTTTTACTCACGAGATCAATAAAATGCTGTCCATCGATTATGGAGCGACATTAACCCGAAATTCTACATTAACCCGAAATTCGGGAGGTGGAAACAGGGGGGCGTCTATGATTGGGGCAGCCCTATCTGCTCCGCCCACACTTACACCTTACAACGAAGATGGCTCTTACCGTGTATTGGCTACTGCATATCCCTTTATTTCCAATGTGATAACTAATCCTTTGAACTATATTAATGAGCAGAGCAATGGCAGTGTGGCCAATATCGTTTTGGCCAATGCCGCGATCTCGTTCAAGCCTTTTGAGGGGCTGACATTAAAAATATATGGTGGTGTGGAGAACAATGATTCTCGTACCAATAATTACACCTCAGTCAATTTCATAAACTCTTCGGGCTCTGCCAGTGTATCGGCTTCTAACAACCTGAGTCTATTGAATGAAAATACACTGACTTACACCAAAACATTCAATGATAAGCATGCCCTTACGGCCTTGGCGGGGGTAACTTATCAAGACTTTAAAGCCGAAGACCTTTCGGGTTCTGGAACTGGTTTTTTAAGTGATGCTACAGAGTCGTACAATTTGGGTGCTGCTGAAAATCCGGGTATTCCTGGATCGTCTTATTCTTATTCGGTCTTGATTTCATATTTGGCCAGAATAAACTACACATTTGACAATCGCTACTTGTTTACGGTAAGTATGCGGAGCGATGGTTCTTCCAAATATTCAAATGGGAATAAATGGGGCTATTTCCCATCAGGAGCCTTTGCTTGGCGGATTATGGAAGAGGATTTCATGAAGGAGGTTACCTTTCTTTCCGATCTGAAATTCCGAACAAGCTTTGGTTATACGGGGAGCCAAGCTATCGGGGCATATGCCACACTAAATCAGCTGGCTTCTGGGAAGACGATATTCGGAGATGTGCTTTTCAATGCCTTTGCACCGGGCACTACATTGCCGGGTGATTTGAAGTGGGAAACCACAGAACAGTTTGATATGGGTTTGGATGTGGGGCTTTTCAGTAATAGGCTGAAACTTACGGTAGACGCCTATATGAAAAACACACGGAACCTTCTCAATACAGTACAGCTGCCTTCTTCTTTGGGCTTTACCCGAACGATTCAGAATGTGGGACAAATTCAGAATAAGGGGCTTGAGCTTGCCGCAGATGTGGTCGTATCGGACAAGAGCTTCAAATGGGATGTCAATGCCAACATTAGTTTCAACAGAAGTAAGGTGGTGAAACTGTACGGTGGGCAAGATATACTTGGTGGCTCGGTCAATGTCACGTTCATCAACGACAACAGTAGCCTTTTGCGAGAAGGGCAGCCGATGAGTGTTTTCTTTGGGTATTTGAAAGACGGCTATGATGAAAATGGGAAAGAAATATACAAAGATATTTCGGGGCCAGATGGTGTGGCCGATGGCATTATCAATCAGTTTGACAAGACTATTATTGGCAATCCCAATCCAAAATTCACATATGGGATCAATTCAGCGATGAAGTATAAAGGCTTCGATCTGAACCTCTTTTTTCAAGGGTCGCAAGGCAACGATATTGTGAACGTCAGTGCAATTGGAAATTCTCTGGATTATGGATTTGGCTTGAATATGCTGAAGAGCGTATATGACGATCATTGGACACCAGAAAACACCAATGCCAAATATCCTGCAATTACCCGGAACCTCAATATGCGTTATTCGGACAGACTCGTTGAAGACGGCTCATTTCTTCGGCTTCGAAACGTCCAGCTAGCCTACAACTTGCCTCTTCAGCAAATGGGCCTCAGCTGGATCAGGAACTTGCAAGTGTACGCCAGCGGTCAGAATTTGTTGACTTTCACAAAATACTCTTGGTGGGACCCAGAAGTCAATTCTCAAGGTGGGGCCAACTCGATCGCTCAAGGAATTGATCACTATTCATACCCTACGGCAAAGTCGGTCACTTTCGGCATCAAAGTAGGTCTCTAA
- a CDS encoding IclR family transcriptional regulator, giving the protein MAEIANHLKLNHGTCANIIKTLVVRDYLVKGAKKGYGLGPMIYFLTGDNSYSIDIINASREPLVTLMHSINENCMVGILRGDMRVSLHEAYAEQELQVINKREKKATQTASGRVLLAYLSEKKLSDFIVNYGLPAIDVWPGVQTEEDFRRALSEIREKGYAVQVARSRILGVAMPVAKNGEVIAGLGVFLPEFRFDETARKSILSHMQKTVEEISLALP; this is encoded by the coding sequence TTGGCGGAAATTGCCAATCATTTAAAGTTGAATCACGGCACATGTGCGAATATTATCAAGACACTCGTTGTGCGTGATTATTTGGTCAAAGGAGCAAAAAAAGGTTATGGCCTGGGGCCAATGATTTACTTTTTGACAGGAGACAACTCTTACAGCATTGATATCATTAATGCTTCTCGAGAGCCCTTGGTTACATTGATGCACTCCATAAATGAAAACTGCATGGTAGGGATTCTCAGAGGAGATATGCGGGTGAGCTTGCATGAGGCCTACGCTGAGCAGGAGCTTCAGGTGATAAATAAAAGAGAAAAGAAAGCTACCCAGACGGCCTCGGGCCGAGTGTTGTTGGCTTATCTTTCTGAAAAGAAACTCAGTGACTTCATTGTGAACTACGGTCTGCCAGCAATCGATGTATGGCCGGGAGTTCAGACGGAAGAAGATTTTCGACGGGCTCTTTCAGAGATTCGTGAAAAGGGCTATGCCGTTCAAGTTGCCCGATCAAGGATTTTGGGCGTGGCGATGCCAGTGGCTAAAAATGGTGAAGTGATCGCGGGGTTGGGAGTTTTCTTGCCCGAGTTCCGATTTGACGAAACTGCTCGTAAAAGTATTTTGAGCCATATGCAGAAGACGGTCGAAGAAATTAGTTTGGCATTGCCCTAA
- a CDS encoding GTP-binding protein, producing the protein MKKLPVTVLSGFLGAGKTTLLNHVLHNKEGLKVAVIVNDMSEVNVDAALVKSENVLNRTEEKLVEMSNGCICCTLREDLMIEVEKLAKEGRFDYLLIESTGISEPVPVAQTFSFVDEENGIDLSKWSHIDCMVTVVDAYNFGRDFGSSETVWTKKLNEDPNDQRTIVNLLTDQIEFADIIILNKTDLVSPFQLGELKAVIKSLNPVAKIVESSFSKVPVHEIVNTGLFDYEKAASSAGWIQELANRKNGLAHTPETEEYGIVSFVFRNKRPFHPERFWNYIGNDWHSGIIRSKGLFWLASRPDSALNWSQAGGSLRAESAGVWWASMPFAERMRYMAFLENRENIESRWDKRFGDRMNELVLIGQDLDESQISRELNNCLCTETEILEMEKGKSFYDPFPKI; encoded by the coding sequence ATGAAAAAACTTCCTGTAACTGTATTGTCGGGTTTTCTTGGGGCCGGAAAAACCACCCTTCTCAACCACGTACTCCACAACAAAGAAGGCCTAAAAGTGGCCGTGATCGTGAACGACATGAGCGAAGTCAATGTGGATGCGGCTTTGGTCAAAAGTGAAAACGTATTGAACCGCACCGAAGAAAAATTAGTGGAAATGAGCAACGGGTGCATCTGCTGCACCTTGCGTGAAGACCTCATGATCGAAGTGGAAAAACTGGCCAAAGAGGGTCGCTTCGATTACCTTCTCATCGAATCTACAGGTATTTCTGAGCCCGTGCCCGTGGCCCAAACTTTCAGCTTCGTGGATGAAGAAAACGGTATAGACCTCTCGAAATGGTCGCATATCGATTGCATGGTCACGGTGGTTGATGCCTACAATTTTGGCCGCGATTTTGGTTCTTCGGAAACCGTATGGACCAAAAAACTGAATGAAGACCCAAACGATCAACGCACCATCGTGAATTTGCTGACCGATCAGATCGAGTTTGCCGACATCATCATCTTAAATAAAACAGACCTCGTGAGCCCTTTTCAATTGGGCGAATTAAAAGCGGTGATTAAATCGCTCAATCCTGTGGCCAAAATTGTAGAGTCCAGCTTTTCCAAAGTGCCCGTGCATGAAATTGTCAATACTGGTCTTTTCGACTATGAAAAAGCGGCAAGTTCGGCGGGCTGGATTCAGGAATTGGCCAACAGAAAAAACGGATTGGCACACACCCCCGAAACGGAGGAGTACGGCATCGTCAGTTTTGTTTTCCGAAACAAACGCCCCTTTCACCCCGAACGCTTCTGGAACTACATCGGGAACGACTGGCACTCGGGCATTATCCGATCAAAAGGGCTTTTTTGGCTCGCTTCACGGCCAGATTCCGCTCTCAACTGGAGCCAAGCGGGTGGCTCGCTTCGGGCCGAAAGTGCTGGAGTTTGGTGGGCAAGCATGCCTTTTGCCGAACGCATGCGTTATATGGCTTTCTTGGAGAACCGAGAAAACATCGAAAGCCGCTGGGATAAACGTTTCGGCGACCGTATGAACGAACTCGTACTCATCGGACAAGATTTGGATGAATCACAAATCAGCCGTGAATTAAACAATTGTCTGTGCACCGAAACGGAAATCCTGGAAATGGAAAAAGGAAAATCCTTCTACGATCCATTCCCGAAAATCTGA
- a CDS encoding DUF3299 domain-containing protein: MDKFVQHYFFLPLLVCVVICQHTMGTRHLLHFFSLFFPLTVEQELRLKPTNWPVLDTIASENSPIVQTERLTWQQLEHLRFRLKYNKEFAQMVPYPVFSREIKNLEGLSLQISGYVVPLDLQQGLYALSRFTYASCFFCGGAGEESVISIKFTEKPRRFKTDEFCTIRGTLELNASDLNDFIYIFREAKEVKSR; this comes from the coding sequence ATGGATAAATTTGTTCAACACTATTTTTTCTTGCCCTTGCTCGTTTGCGTGGTCATTTGCCAGCATACAATGGGCACACGCCATTTGTTGCATTTCTTTTCCCTCTTCTTCCCTCTCACGGTCGAACAGGAATTGCGTTTGAAACCGACAAATTGGCCTGTCCTCGATACGATAGCAAGCGAAAATAGCCCCATTGTGCAAACCGAAAGGCTGACTTGGCAGCAATTGGAGCACCTCCGCTTTCGGCTCAAATACAATAAAGAATTTGCCCAAATGGTGCCCTATCCTGTTTTCAGTCGTGAAATCAAAAACCTCGAAGGCCTTTCGCTGCAAATTTCCGGCTACGTCGTTCCATTGGACCTGCAACAAGGATTGTACGCCCTTTCAAGATTCACCTACGCCTCTTGCTTTTTCTGTGGCGGGGCTGGTGAAGAGTCCGTCATTTCCATCAAATTCACGGAAAAGCCGCGACGTTTCAAAACGGATGAGTTCTGTACCATTCGCGGCACATTGGAGCTGAATGCCAGCGACCTGAACGACTTCATCTATATCTTTCGGGAAGCCAAAGAAGTAAAAAGCAGATAA
- a CDS encoding MerC domain-containing protein, translating to MNKITMKSKKLDILGISAATLCLIHCLVFPMLMIVPLGIAHNAYIDLAFLTIGLLIVFRITRNMNLGILKSLFWSGIGLIGISIFLDLLFHYHSPLIYIGTTTLVIAHVLHFNSHKEA from the coding sequence ATGAACAAGATCACCATGAAAAGCAAAAAACTCGACATTCTCGGGATTTCCGCGGCTACACTCTGCCTCATTCATTGCTTGGTATTTCCTATGCTGATGATCGTGCCACTGGGCATTGCTCACAATGCCTATATCGACCTCGCCTTTTTGACAATCGGCCTGTTGATTGTCTTCCGAATTACCCGAAACATGAATCTGGGAATTTTGAAATCGCTCTTTTGGTCTGGCATTGGATTAATCGGAATTTCCATATTTCTCGATCTGCTGTTCCATTATCATTCGCCCTTGATTTATATAGGCACCACCACGTTGGTCATTGCCCATGTGCTGCATTTCAACAGCCACAAAGAGGCCTAA
- a CDS encoding serine hydrolase domain-containing protein, whose protein sequence is MNTLVKTIALFSFASTLVVSCTTQTEKADCFQSKDASERKTELENGIREQVKFLGELEKLNSIQQKMEDYAIPALSMAVIHQGELAWTNVYQNPNFPEEQALDCASIFQAASLSKPVTFMAALRMQAAGEIDMDEDIQHYLTDFTLPQGKQTAENPVTFRNIFAHTSGITAGGYQGYAKKLPMPSDIDILKGVEGVNSPAIEVLSPPNEALVYSGGGYTLAELALQDIFRAKFADIMKKWILEPVGMTHAEFTQPLPDERTNQVAKGYTQSGELIEGGWNNYPEQAAAGLWSNATDLAKFLIEIYKGYQGKSTVFSQSDIQSILREERDGHVYGFIVNHTDDDISITHFGGNVGYRTGMTISLTNGNGLVYLINSDKGIALGNELLLSASQVYNWAHFRQTDVQRKQVEPEILKGLSGTYKWNKQIDLSVEWNEADKALSLFFPNGDAYKLVPIVGEELDFIHPNTGVEVSFLKQDDFHSFSLYGQTAVKLNAEEKSGLN, encoded by the coding sequence ATGAACACATTGGTAAAAACCATAGCCCTTTTCTCTTTTGCCTCGACACTGGTCGTCTCTTGCACCACCCAAACCGAGAAAGCCGATTGTTTCCAATCCAAAGATGCAAGCGAAAGAAAGACCGAACTGGAAAACGGCATCCGTGAACAGGTGAAATTTTTGGGCGAGTTGGAAAAGCTGAACTCGATTCAGCAAAAAATGGAGGATTACGCTATTCCGGCTTTATCTATGGCGGTCATTCACCAAGGCGAGCTTGCGTGGACAAACGTCTACCAAAATCCCAATTTCCCTGAAGAACAAGCATTGGATTGTGCAAGCATTTTTCAGGCGGCTTCCTTATCGAAACCCGTGACGTTTATGGCCGCTTTGCGGATGCAAGCCGCGGGAGAAATCGATATGGATGAAGATATCCAACATTACCTGACAGACTTCACCTTGCCCCAAGGGAAACAAACTGCCGAAAATCCGGTAACCTTTCGCAATATTTTTGCCCATACTTCGGGAATCACTGCGGGGGGATACCAAGGATATGCCAAAAAGCTGCCTATGCCCTCGGATATAGATATTCTGAAAGGTGTCGAAGGTGTCAATTCTCCTGCAATAGAAGTGCTTTCTCCGCCCAATGAAGCCCTTGTGTATTCGGGTGGAGGCTACACATTGGCCGAATTGGCCCTGCAAGATATCTTCCGTGCCAAATTTGCAGACATCATGAAAAAATGGATACTTGAGCCCGTGGGCATGACACATGCGGAGTTTACCCAACCCCTACCCGACGAGAGAACCAATCAAGTGGCCAAGGGCTATACCCAATCGGGAGAACTGATTGAAGGCGGATGGAACAATTACCCCGAGCAAGCCGCTGCGGGGCTTTGGAGCAATGCTACAGATTTGGCCAAATTCTTAATCGAAATCTACAAAGGCTATCAAGGTAAAAGTACGGTTTTCTCACAGTCTGATATTCAATCCATACTTCGTGAAGAGCGGGACGGCCACGTATATGGATTCATCGTCAATCATACAGACGATGATATTTCAATCACACATTTTGGAGGCAATGTCGGCTACCGTACAGGCATGACCATAAGCTTGACGAACGGCAACGGTTTGGTCTATTTGATCAATTCGGACAAGGGCATTGCTTTGGGCAACGAATTGCTTCTTTCTGCCTCGCAGGTGTACAATTGGGCACATTTTAGGCAAACCGATGTACAGCGGAAGCAAGTGGAGCCAGAAATTTTAAAAGGCCTGTCCGGTACATACAAATGGAATAAGCAGATAGACCTTTCGGTCGAATGGAACGAAGCCGATAAAGCACTCTCACTCTTTTTCCCCAATGGCGACGCATACAAATTGGTACCCATTGTAGGCGAAGAACTCGATTTCATCCACCCCAATACGGGCGTTGAAGTTTCCTTTTTAAAGCAAGATGACTTCCATTCCTTTTCACTGTACG